From the genome of Vanessa atalanta chromosome 30, ilVanAtal1.2, whole genome shotgun sequence, one region includes:
- the LOC125075218 gene encoding zinc finger protein 91-like: protein MSKSYNGKFTNSIKVDDKKSELFKTQGDTYESDDNNSSSETDFRGFEKVPLVLCQRLDITPYLNKLGYPLAPDIKAKMVTNNNTNNTKTNKLLLTCSVILVREDLEKLKQMVKNNTLRDYNSLKCKICDKTYSNIKKLQNHKENKHMIIYKSHNKIPKRVSFSDQIIIHEVKEYHRCRKCPRIFEDYNTLRLHMKQKHKKRRCYVCHYCSKDFIDRTFFKVHIKLHCDSCGLLLANKRKYLEHRRYVCRIIKKYECKTCNIPFFNYMDLKDHSYDHLGTFFICDICKDQFQTKCEVSHHIKFLHTENCSNELYLKHADGSYKCNFCKEKSEQQHCIQEHVSTLPDLQNSVTTGYKDYYFCGECLKKFTTEKDMMQHKWTHFLKTSDNSQLRNEETKINNNILKTTYKLNEQLPGCLQPKVVLEKIKLPNESQENKEQKRAVVPNIDHFNFKGILKKAVVDPITKKTIISKHRCEKCGKYLSSNYCLNRHLKVVHGVVKESNCAKNLQCSYCEEVFVWPSLLQTHNCIRMALPEMPFDDARPEIHFDNLSLTNQDNFDTYSISDDEDYMNAVDFEIPAPIVQLTEFEHLDIVVNGGNGRLNVINNKMYPINDLGFKVVVQEVPIEF, encoded by the exons atgtccAAAAGTTACAATGGCAAATTCACAAATTCTATTAAAGTGGATGATAAGAAATCCGAACTATTCAAGACACAAGGAGACACCTACGAGTCCGATGACAATAATTCCTCGTCGGAAACAGATTTTCGCGGTTTCGAGAAGGTGCCACTAGTTCTATGTCAGCGATTAGATATTACTCCGTATTTGAATAAACTAGGCTATCCATTGGCGCCCGATATAAAGGCAAAAATGGTTACCAATAATAACACTAACAATacgaaaacaaacaaattgctTCTAACTTGTTCTGTTATACTGGTGCGAGAAGATCTGGAAAAGCTTAAGCAGATGGTAAAAAACAATACACTACGTGATTATAACAGTTTGAAGTGTAAAATTTGTGATAAAACCTATTCAAACATAAAGAAATTGCAGAACCATAAGGAAAATAAACacatgattatatataaatctcatAATAAGATACCCAAACGTGTTTCATTCTCTGATCAAATTATCATTCATGAAGTTAAAGAATACCACAGATGTAGGAAGTGTCCGAGGATATTCGAAGACTACAATACCCTGCGTCTCCACATGAAACAAAAGCATAAAAAGCGTAGGTGCTACGTTTGTCACTATTGTTCTAAAGATTTCATCGATCGGACATTTTTCAAAGtgcatataaaattacactGTGATTCGTGCGGACTGCTATTGGCTAATAAGAGGAAATATTTAGAACATAGACGTTACGTTTGTAGGATAATTAAGAAGTACGAATGTAAAACTTGTAATAtaccattttttaattacatggaTTTGAAAGATCATAGTTACGATCACTTGGGTACGTTTTTCATATGCGATATATGCAAGGatcaatttcaaacaaaatgtgAAGTCTCTCACCATATTAAGTTCCTTCACACGGAAAATTGTTCCAATGAATTGTATTTGAAACATGCAGATGGatcatataaatgtaatttctgcAAAGAGAAGTCAGAACAACAGCATTGTATACAAGAACACGTCTCCACATTACCAGATCTCCAGAATAGTGTAACGACGGgctataaagattattatttttgcggTGAGTGCTTGAAGAAGTTCACGACCGAAAAGGATATGATGCAGCACAAGTGGACCCATTTTCTAAAAACATCAGATAATTCGCAATTGCGAAACgaagaaactaaaataaataataatatacttaaaacgaCTTATAAGTTAAATGAACAGTTGCCAGGTTGTTTGCAACCTAAAGTAGtattggaaaaaataaaacttcccAACGAATCTCAAGAAAATAAGGAACAAAAAAGAGCAGTAGTCCCCAATAttgatcattttaattttaaggggATATTAAAGAAAGCCGTGGTTGATCCGATAACAAAGAAAACTATTATATCTAAACACAGATGTGAG aaatGCGGGAAATATCTTTCATCGAATTACTGTTTGAACCGTCACTTGAAAGTAGTTCACGGTGTCGTTAAGGAATCCAACTGTGCTAAGAACTTACAATGTTCCTATTGTGAAGAAGTATTTGTTTGGCCCTCGCTGCTGCAGACTCACAATTGTATAAGAATGGCGCTACCAGAAATGCCGTTTGACGATGCAAGACCAGAAATACATTTTGACAATCTCAGTTTAACGAACCAAGACAATTTTGATACTTATAGTATATCGGACGATGAAGATTATATGAATGCGGTTGATTTTGAAATACCAGCTCCTATAGTGCAACTAACAGAGTTTGAGCATTTGGATATTGTTGTGAACGGTGGTAATGGTCGTTTGAATGTAatcaacaataaaatgtatCCAATAAATGATTTAGGATTTAAGGTAGTTGTGCAAGAGGTACCTATAGAATTTTAA
- the LOC125075244 gene encoding phosphatidylserine decarboxylase proenzyme, mitochondrial yields MFPPTRIRSCLPVINPMFRRLKPHKPFRQISTIHNQTKSVNTTSTKFQKTKWMNFRAIFTKWVPLGSVIYVGWCYIRASVNYEVSKVEIKFYEMFPFRITSRLWGRLAACELPVSIRSLVYGTYVKLFNVNLNDAAVKDLTYYKSLSEFFTRPLRPGARYIAPAPCVSPCDGVVLNCGPADTDKIEQVKGVTYSLEEFLGENKWSTNENNYYNSLLKNKKNILHQCIIYLAPGDYHRFHSPCDWTSNFRRHFSGKLLSVNPWMARLIPGLFTVNERAVYVGEWKHGFFSMTAVGATNVGSIEIYSDPELRTNTKGKRNRIEEFKNTVSYKKGELFGQFNMGSTIILLFEAPADFKFELNAGERVLVGQALTMTSKEQAR; encoded by the coding sequence ATGTTTCCACCGACGCGCATTCGGAGTTGCCTTCCAGTCATAAACCCGATGTTCAGACGTTTAAAACCACATAAACCATTTAGACAAATATCGACCATTCATAATCAAACAAAGAGCGTTAATACAACGAGTACGAAATTTCAGAAGACGAAATGGATGAATTTTCGTGCGATTTTTACAAAATGGGTGCCTCTGGGAAGTGTAATTTACGTTGGATGGTGCTATATACGTGCAAGTGTAAATTACGAGGTGTCaaaagtagaaataaaattCTACGAAATGTTCCCTTTTAGAATAACAAGTCGGTTATGGGGACGTTTGGCGGCCTGCGAGCTTCCCGTATCAATACGAAGTCTCGTTTACGGTACGTATGTTAAACTCttcaatgttaatttaaacgACGCAGCTGTGAAAGATCTAACATATTATAAGAGCTTGTCTGAATTTTTCACTCGTCCTTTGCGACCAGGGGCCCGATACATAGCCCCGGCGCCTTGTGTGTCGCCTTGCGACGGTGTCGTCCTAAACTGTGGTCCAGCAGATACCGATAAAATAGAGCAAGTGAAAGGAGTAACCTATAGTCTTGAAGAGTTCTTGGGTGAAAACAAATGGTCCActaacgaaaataattattataattccttattgaaaaataaaaagaatatattgCACCAGTGCATCATTTATTTAGCTCCCGGTGACTACCACAGGTTCCACTCCCCATGCGATTGGACCTCAAACTTCAGACGACATTTCTCCGGCAAATTGCTGTCTGTAAATCCATGGATGGCTCGGTTGATACCGGGTTTGTTCACTGTCAATGAAAGAGCGGTTTACGTTGGAGAATGGAAGCATGGTTTCTTTAGTATGACAGCAGTGGGAGCAACAAACGTTGGCTCAATCGAAATATACAGTGATCCAGAATTGAGAACAAATACCAAAGGAAAGCGCAATCGAATTGAAGAGTTCAAAAATACTGTTTCTTACAAAAAGGGGGAATTATTCGGCCAGTTCAATATGGGCAGTACTATTATATTGCTGTTCGAAGCCCCAGCCGACTTCAAATTTGAGCTGAATGCTGGCGAACGAGTTCTCGTTGGACAGGCCTTAACTATGACGTCGAAGGAGCAAGCTAGATGA